From the genome of Solanum lycopersicum chromosome 7, SLM_r2.1:
CTGccttcaatatttttatccaTAATATAAGATTATATGTGAAAATGAcacaaagaaaaattcaaaatactttTGATATTGAATGCTTTATTTTAGACTTATagcaaattaaattataaaaatctagCTAAATATTGAATtcgtaaaatttaaatttgaaatctgctcttctttctctctttcgtCAGTTCTGCATTATATGATGAGCccatatataaatgtatatatttaagTTGGGCCTAAATGTATGAATCAAAATGTAACATAAAGCAAAACAATAATTTAtagggaaaattatatgaaatggcaaacattcataactaattatatattaggggtatagtttaatttatttacattatataattatagtttattttattttgctataattaatggGGGCCCACAACCTATTATGTAACCAATtgtataaaaaccttattttctaattttgtatataattatacacaatCTAATTTTCTCTCTCCTATTCACAATCtaattttgtatgtaattatacACAATCTAACTCAAGAATTTGGGGTTAATGTAGGGTCCTTGggaaaatcaaaacaacttaTACAAGAACAAACCATGGAAGAGctgagatcaaagaaaaaaaacgacCCTATGGCAGTTcaacaaattattaaaaatgtcaaagttagaggcattaaaattgtacaaggTACAAGAAAGAGGAAAGTTGTACTATTTGAATCAGAGAAAAATGATTGTGAAGTCGGATCTGAAGAACTTCATAATCATGAGGTAGTGTCTTAAAACACAAacttagatacaatttttttgttaattagttgtcaatatacaaaaaccattaaattaagtattgtatatagtatattccatgtgagtaattgtatatagtatattgcatgtttatgttattttttgtttttgtatatatatacaaaatagtaattggacttagttatacaaatggaaaatttgaatatatgattagaatttgtatattctattagttatatacaaatttttgaagttagtatatattaagtttacatacatatacaaaaattgatatgttCATGTCTGTTTTAATAGCTGGTAGTAGGGATTGTATATAGATGGGAAAATATCATAtgtgattataattttgtatattgtagtagttatatataaattatcgaatataatgtattgaatatgtatatacaattaataaaaacattgaataagtgttagtatatactatatacaattaaaaaccTGAATAACATATATCTCTTGTTATACAAATTCGTAAAATGCATttttgtacatgtatatatttattcaataagattgtatatgtatatttattgcaATCTAATTGGATGTGCATATACAATAAAAGACATTGAATACGTGctgatatatactatatacaaaaaaagtaagttcatatatataaacagaaaataatctgtgaatgactttattttttatttttttgtatatataggtAGGTAtgtatatacaaaaattaatttgtacatGACTTATTATaaacagaattttttttttgaatttgaattttcctAAAATTGTGGCATTATCTTGATTTATTGTTACCATATTTAATGCTTCAGTtacaaacaactttttaaaatagaattgtataaataataataaaaaaattatatacaaaattaaagacacctttaataacttaactatacccatattatgtaattaggtaaactatacccatataatgttatttaatctaataaatttgccaaatatgaaattttccctaaTTTATATCCAATTTTCCATCCATGTGAAGGTTACTATTTTATTTCCTCTTCTTGTAAGTTGTGAATATCATATGTTCTAGCCTTGtgctaaaaatatatgaatttgaaatttagatTATGAACATATTGTTATGAATTATATTTAGTATGATCTCACcatataatattgatatattggAGATTCAACCATTATTATTAGTTGTCAACAATCCTATATATCTTAAAACAATTGTTAGATTTCATATGTCCATACTCCATAGGTGATTTAGAGTCaaaattaaaagatgaaatCAAGTTTAAAAGTTTCAAAGGCAACACATGTATCTAACACATATGTATACACAGAGAATACCTTGatacatatacaatataaaAGTGATACATGATTGGGATATACATCTCAACGTCTtgcctttttaaaaataaactttttatttctaactttactcttaatattaaaaaaagtattgcataatatttaagaaaaaaaaattaatttaataataagttTATTTGTCGACACAAATTCAAGTTAATTTTTGAATACATACATTTCAAATATTGCAATagtgtatttctttttaaaataaaaaaaacataactatTTGAtgttctctttaattttatttattgcgttttattttttaagagtcAAATTATATGAGTTTAGATAAACATTTTGAAATGCATTTTTTTTCCAGTCATATCAACATGAAAAGAGTACaacttataataatttttaatatcaaattttcaataactttaaaaataaacataacaaattaaaaataaaaaaatgaaaaagagggGGTACATTTTTCTAGCTAGATATAGTTGGCTTCaacattaaatgaaaaaattgaagactTCGATAAGAGTATCCAGAAGTCTCTAATTgggaaatggaaaaaataatttaatttctaatACTTTCTAGAACATTTTATCactagatatttaaaattttatatcatgattcgaaatttcaaaaaaaataaaattgaaaactttCTAGAATAAaacttgtcattttttttattattactgttcATTTACTATAATCACGCTTAACGTGCAACTTTACACtacttttttcctttaataacGCAAGCCAGCTTATGACTTGTTAGATATTTTTTGAAAGCATgtgagataaaaaaattatttttgatcataaaaattatttttatatttttattatatagaaagttaataaatcatttttgaaactATGTTGATTGAAGCATACATTATAAGCCATTAATTTTCCTaatttgaaaatacaaaaagcGACGTCTAACTACTCTGCCTATTCATTTGTGTGTTGTTTGATTTTCAGACACGACACGCAAATAAGTTACTTACCACTTAGGTTTTTTTGATTTATCTTTTTGTGatgtatcaatttttaaatatatttttttaaaaaaaatattgttttaattataattaaaaataatttaatttttgatttttttttatcttttaaaaaccATAAATATCTAATAAGTATTTTAGATtgcaaattttagaatttctttttttttttttactcaaaCATAGTATTAAGTTAGACGATACAATACAAAATGAGACAGAAGGAATACAATTTTTGGTGTTTTATCTTTCTTAAATTCATTATTATAGCTAACCGTTAAGAAATGTGGCACATGATTTTCTTCGCTCttaattagataatttaaaTTCGAATCATAAAAAATCgcctaaaaagaaaaagtagacCAAAGGAATGagttttcaaataataataataattattgatgCATATATTAGAAAATTGGTAGGACAATCTATGAGTCTAtttatttgttgatattttgtactaatactctctccgttttaaaaaaattggccgagtttgacttggaacgaaatttaagaaaagaaataagattttttaattttgtgattttaatttaaagttatgtcaaatgtaccaaaataccctttaatcttgtggtcttaaacatgtcacgtggaaaaTTAAAGTTAAGGTGTTGTCAAAGAAGGAAAGGGGTCATTCTTTtctaaacaaactaaaaaaaaatagagtcattcttttttaaacgaaggAAATACATCTTTACTAATAAAAAACGTGTTAACTTATTAATGCGTAAATTTTACGCTATACAGTGTTACTTCTACCCTATGGTTATTAAAGAATGACTTGTTGACCAAGCAACTATCTTTGTCTCTTTctaaaaattccaaaaatgccCTTGAATTTCTACCTATatataaatgtccattttctttCAAACACTTTCAAGCAAATTAAACTTTCCCATTTTCATCTTCAccaaataatactaataaatgtattttccAACAATGGCTTTAAGTTGGGTTATTACCATTGCAAACACAATTACTCTTTCAAACTCGAAATCACAATCATCAATCGAATTCAACAAAAATCAAACGAATAAGAGTATCATATCTATTTCGAATGAAAAAAATTTCGAGTTTTTTCAAATGCCTCTTCATTATCCGAGATACACAAAACATGATTACGAGAAGATGGAGGAATGGAAGATCGATGCTCTTCTAAGAGAATATGGACTTGATTTTCAAGGGAGTGTTGATGAGAAGAGGAGATTTGCTATAGGTGCATTTTTGTGG
Proteins encoded in this window:
- the LOC101261249 gene encoding uncharacterized protein LOC101261249, whose protein sequence is MYFPTMALSWVITIANTITLSNSKSQSSIEFNKNQTNKSIISISNEKNFEFFQMPLHYPRYTKHDYEKMEEWKIDALLREYGLDFQGSVDEKRRFAIGAFLWPNQL